One Vibrio sp. CDRSL-10 TSBA genomic region harbors:
- the yaaA gene encoding peroxide stress protein YaaA, with translation MLIVVSPAKTLDYESPLPSERYTQPELTEHSKQLIEVCRKLTPADISELMKVSDKIAGLNVARFAEWSETFTTDNARQAIFAFKGDVYTGLEAETLSEDDLSYAQSHLRMLSGLYGLLKPLDLMQPYRLEMGTKLANERGSNLYQFWGNIITDKLNEALSEQGDNVLINLASNEYFKAVKPKALDAQIITPVFKDCKNGQYKVISFYAKKARGMMARYIIENRIESVKQLEAFDTAGYYFAADESTPTELVFKREEQA, from the coding sequence ATGCTGATTGTGGTATCACCAGCCAAAACGCTTGACTATGAGTCACCGCTACCGAGTGAACGTTACACCCAGCCGGAGCTGACCGAGCATTCCAAGCAGCTGATTGAGGTTTGCCGCAAGCTGACCCCGGCCGACATCTCTGAGCTGATGAAGGTCAGTGATAAAATTGCCGGCCTCAACGTGGCACGCTTTGCCGAGTGGAGCGAAACATTTACCACTGATAACGCCCGTCAGGCTATCTTTGCGTTTAAAGGTGATGTCTACACCGGTCTGGAAGCGGAAACACTGAGCGAAGATGACCTGAGTTATGCCCAGAGCCATCTGCGCATGCTCTCTGGCCTTTACGGTCTGCTCAAGCCGCTTGATCTGATGCAGCCATACCGTCTGGAGATGGGCACCAAGTTGGCGAATGAACGCGGCAGCAACCTGTATCAGTTCTGGGGTAACATCATCACCGACAAGCTGAATGAGGCGCTCAGCGAGCAGGGCGATAATGTGTTGATCAATCTCGCGTCCAACGAGTACTTTAAGGCGGTGAAGCCGAAAGCGCTGGATGCACAGATCATCACTCCGGTATTCAAAGACTGCAAGAACGGTCAGTACAAGGTGATCAGCTTCTACGCTAAAAAAGCGCGTGGCATGATGGCACGCTATATTATTGAAAACCGCATTGAATCGGTGAAGCAGCTCGAAGCCTTTGATACGGCAGGCTACTATTTTGCCGCGGATGAATCGACGCCGACCGAACTGGTATTCAAACGCGAAGAGCAGGCTTAA
- a CDS encoding DUF5363 family protein has translation MMAWFKKWLARYDAWCVSMGLTPEQKRCCVPYRKDPVHERSRDDA, from the coding sequence ATGATGGCATGGTTTAAAAAGTGGCTGGCGCGTTATGATGCCTGGTGTGTCAGCATGGGACTGACGCCGGAGCAGAAACGCTGTTGTGTGCCGTATCGTAAAGACCCGGTCCATGAGCGCAGCCGTGACGACGCCTGA
- a CDS encoding TatD family hydrolase, whose amino-acid sequence MSAAVTTPEYPLFDTHCHFDFDAFAAHFADELALASQQGVQRILIPSIGRQNWQRVATLAADYPDHIYYALGYHPYFLASAGLNPLHNLELALDARSSSCVAVGEVGLDAMVDIDAKVQETLLLGQLALAQAAGLPVVLHSRKTHNRLLQLLKQTRFQGGGVLHAFSGSEQEARQFIDLGFKIGVGGGITYPRANKTRRTISALPLEHLVLETDAPDMPLCGYQGHNNHPCRLPLVLNELVLLRKEDKQTVASTVWKNSNLLFSICERIPTEM is encoded by the coding sequence ATGAGCGCAGCCGTGACGACGCCTGAGTATCCGCTGTTTGATACTCACTGTCATTTTGATTTCGATGCCTTCGCGGCGCATTTTGCCGACGAACTGGCTTTGGCATCACAGCAGGGTGTGCAACGCATTCTGATCCCTTCTATCGGCCGGCAAAACTGGCAGCGGGTGGCGACACTCGCTGCTGATTATCCGGACCACATCTATTATGCACTGGGCTACCACCCTTATTTCTTAGCTTCGGCCGGTTTAAATCCGTTACATAACCTTGAGCTGGCGCTCGACGCCCGCAGTTCTTCCTGTGTCGCTGTGGGAGAAGTGGGGCTGGACGCTATGGTGGATATTGACGCCAAGGTGCAGGAAACGCTGTTACTCGGCCAACTGGCGTTAGCCCAAGCGGCAGGCTTGCCTGTCGTGCTGCACAGCCGCAAAACCCATAACCGTTTATTGCAACTGCTCAAGCAGACACGCTTTCAGGGCGGTGGCGTGTTACACGCGTTCTCCGGCAGTGAGCAGGAAGCGCGTCAGTTTATCGATCTGGGCTTTAAAATCGGTGTTGGCGGCGGAATTACCTATCCGCGCGCCAACAAAACCCGGCGTACCATTTCTGCTCTGCCACTTGAGCATTTAGTGCTCGAAACTGATGCGCCTGATATGCCTTTATGCGGATATCAGGGCCACAACAACCATCCCTGCCGTTTGCCTCTGGTATTGAACGAACTGGTTCTGCTGCGAAAAGAGGATAAGCAAACGGTTGCTAGTACAGTTTGGAAAAACAGCAATTTGCTCTTTTCTATTTGTGAAAGAATCCCAACGGAAATGTAG
- a CDS encoding NupC/NupG family nucleoside CNT transporter, translating to MSLFMSLIGMAVLLGIALLLSEDRKAINFRTVGGAFAIQFALGGFVLYVPWGRDLLASFTAGVQSVIDYGKDGIGFLFGSLVNFSVDGIGFIFAFQVLPTVIFFSALISVLYYLGIMQWVIKILGGGLQKALGTSRAESMSAAANIFVGQTEAPLVVRPFVPKMTQSELFAVMCGGLASVAGGVMAGYAAMGVPLEYLVAASFMAAPGGLLFAKIIKPETDAPEEELGNVDIDGGDDKPANVIDAAAGGASMGLQLALNIGAMLLAFIGLIALINGILGGVGGWFGMPQLTLELLLGWVFSPLAFVIGVPWSEATLAGSFIGQKIVVNEFVAYLNFVPYVGENAQVLATTGAVMSEKTAAIISFALCGFANLSSIAILLGGLGGIAPNRRHDIARFGMKAVAAGTLSNLMAATIAGFFLSF from the coding sequence ATGAGCCTGTTTATGAGCCTCATCGGTATGGCAGTACTGCTCGGCATCGCCCTGCTGCTGTCTGAAGACCGTAAAGCTATTAACTTTAGAACCGTGGGTGGCGCATTCGCTATCCAATTCGCACTGGGTGGTTTCGTTCTTTACGTCCCTTGGGGTCGTGATCTGCTGGCAAGCTTCACTGCTGGTGTTCAGAGCGTAATCGATTATGGTAAAGACGGTATCGGCTTCCTGTTCGGCAGCCTGGTTAACTTCTCAGTTGACGGTATCGGTTTTATCTTTGCTTTCCAGGTACTTCCTACCGTAATTTTCTTCTCAGCCCTGATCTCAGTTCTTTACTACCTGGGTATCATGCAGTGGGTTATTAAGATTCTGGGTGGTGGCCTGCAAAAAGCACTGGGCACTTCTCGTGCGGAATCTATGTCTGCAGCAGCAAACATTTTCGTTGGTCAAACTGAAGCACCGCTGGTGGTTCGTCCGTTTGTACCAAAAATGACACAGTCTGAGTTGTTCGCAGTGATGTGTGGTGGTCTGGCTTCGGTAGCGGGCGGTGTAATGGCCGGTTACGCAGCGATGGGTGTACCACTGGAGTATCTGGTTGCGGCGTCTTTCATGGCGGCACCGGGTGGTCTGCTGTTTGCAAAAATCATCAAACCTGAAACTGATGCTCCGGAAGAAGAACTGGGCAACGTAGACATCGACGGCGGCGACGACAAGCCTGCTAACGTGATTGATGCCGCCGCTGGTGGTGCTTCAATGGGTCTGCAACTGGCTCTGAACATCGGCGCGATGCTGTTGGCGTTTATCGGTCTGATCGCGCTGATTAACGGTATTCTGGGTGGCGTTGGTGGCTGGTTCGGTATGCCGCAACTGACTCTGGAACTGCTGCTGGGCTGGGTGTTCTCTCCACTGGCATTCGTGATTGGTGTGCCTTGGTCTGAAGCGACTCTGGCGGGCTCTTTCATTGGTCAGAAGATCGTGGTTAACGAATTTGTTGCTTACCTGAACTTTGTTCCTTACGTGGGCGAAAATGCGCAGGTACTGGCAACGACTGGCGCAGTGATGTCTGAGAAGACAGCAGCAATCATCTCGTTTGCTCTGTGTGGTTTTGCGAACCTGTCATCGATTGCGATTCTGCTGGGCGGCCTGGGTGGTATTGCACCTAACCGTCGTCACGACATCGCACGTTTCGGTATGAAAGCTGTGGCTGCTGGTACGCTATCTAACCTGATGGCAGCAACCATTGCTGGCTTCTTCCTGTCTTTCTAA
- the deoC gene encoding deoxyribose-phosphate aldolase, producing MSDLKAAALRALKLMDLTTLNDDDTDAKVIQLCHDAKSPVGNTAAICIYPRFIPIAKKTLREQGTPDVRIATVTNFPHGNDDIEIAVAETKAAVAYGADEVDVVFPYRALMAGNEQVGFELVKQCKAACGDKVLLKVIIETGELKQEALIKQASQICIEAGADFIKTSTGKVAQNATPEYARMMLEVIRDMGVAQSVGFKPAGGVRTAEDAALYLAMADEILGDNWVDSRHYRFGASSLLTNLLNTLEVSNDKADPAAY from the coding sequence ATGAGCGATTTAAAAGCAGCAGCACTACGTGCACTGAAACTGATGGATTTAACCACGCTGAATGATGATGATACGGACGCCAAAGTGATCCAGCTTTGTCACGATGCGAAAAGCCCGGTTGGTAATACCGCCGCCATCTGTATCTACCCTCGCTTTATTCCTATTGCTAAGAAGACCCTGCGTGAACAAGGTACGCCGGATGTGCGTATTGCGACTGTGACTAACTTCCCGCACGGCAATGACGATATCGAGATTGCTGTAGCGGAAACCAAAGCGGCTGTCGCTTATGGCGCTGACGAAGTGGATGTGGTGTTTCCGTACCGCGCACTGATGGCGGGTAATGAGCAGGTTGGTTTTGAGCTGGTGAAACAGTGTAAAGCGGCGTGTGGTGATAAGGTGCTGCTGAAAGTGATCATCGAGACCGGTGAACTGAAACAGGAAGCCTTGATCAAACAGGCTTCGCAAATCTGTATTGAAGCGGGCGCGGACTTCATTAAAACCTCGACCGGTAAAGTGGCGCAAAACGCGACCCCTGAGTATGCACGCATGATGCTTGAAGTGATTCGTGATATGGGCGTGGCACAAAGCGTTGGCTTTAAGCCGGCCGGTGGCGTGCGCACGGCCGAAGATGCGGCGCTGTATCTGGCGATGGCTGATGAGATCCTGGGTGATAACTGGGTCGACAGCCGTCACTACCGTTTTGGTGCCTCAAGCCTGCTGACTAATCTGCTGAACACGCTGGAAGTGAGCAATGACAAAGCGGATCCGGCTGCGTACTGA